Proteins encoded in a region of the Diospyros lotus cultivar Yz01 chromosome 9, ASM1463336v1, whole genome shotgun sequence genome:
- the LOC127810574 gene encoding UPF0664 stress-induced protein C29B12.11c, giving the protein MALNPQLFPNGMPVPFANEMFVLSRDGVEFEIDKIPGSHGGKVKAKGRIFLSNVRMVFVATKPVENFIAFDMPLLHVHGEKFNQPIFHCNNISGLVEPVVPDDQHRALYSTHSFKILFKEGGCGTFVPLFFNLITSVRQYNQHYGSGVQQLSDPLVAAQTPVDEMMRTAYVDPNDPTRIFLQQPNPETQLRRRTYHSQSGENSI; this is encoded by the exons ATGGCTTTGAATCCTCAGTTGTTTCCTAACGGGATGCCCGTTCCTTTTGCCAACGAGATGTTTGTCTTGAGCAGAGATGGCGTCGAATTTGAGATTGACAAGATTCCCGG TTCTCATGGGGGAAAGGTTAAAGCAAAGGGAAGAATCTTCTTGTCAAACGTACGGATGGTCTTTGTTGCTACCAAACCTGTTGAGAATTTTATTGCTTTTGATATGCCCCTG CTTCACGTCCATGGTGAAAAGTTTAACCAGCCAATATTCCATTGCAACAATATTTCTGGACTCGTGGAGCCT GTAGTCCCTGACGACCAACACAGGGCATTATATTCTACTCATTCCTTCAAGATTCTATTCAAGGAAGGTGGTTGTGGAACATTCGTCCCtctatttttcaatttgatAACATCAGTGAGGCAGTATAATCAGCATTATGGTTCAGGGGTACAGCAGCTGTCAGATCCTTTGGTAGCCGCACAAACTCCAGTTGACGAAATGATGAGAACAGC ATATGTGGACCCGAATGATCCAACGAGAATCTTTCTGCAGCAGCCCAATCCAGAGACACAGCTGAGGCGCCGCACGTACCACTCCCAGTCTGGGGAAAACTCCATATAG